The DNA region ATAATCCCAGGCGGCTGGCCCAGGCGATAAAAAATCCAGCGGGTTTTAATTCACCGTCCAATTGCAAGCGCAGCGGTGCATCCATATGCAGCAATTGTCCATCCTGGCGCTGTACGGGATATTGCCCCAATGTAAACCTGCGATTGTGCAGTGCGTTTTGAATCAGCTCGCGCCATCGGTCAAGGCTGGGTGGTGATTGTTCCCCGGTATCGCTGAGCACCATGGCGCGATTACCTTTCAGCTCTGCTTTGGCCAGGGCACCGTCCAATTGCTGCAACAGGTGGCCGCGTTTTTGTCCGTGCTGGTATTGGCATATAGCCAGGGGCAGGGCCAATTGTTCCTGGCCCAGGGCAATTAATTCAAAGTTAAGTTTTTGGGCAAGTTCCGTGGCAATGGCGTCACTGGCCAGCTCGCTGGGAAGTAGCAGGGCAAAGTCGCTTCCGTTTAACCTGCCCAGTGCAGACTCGGGGAATTCCGTTGCAAACTGGGTCAATACAGCGGCAATTTGGCACAAGAGTTCATCTGTTTGCTGGCGCCCCAGGTGAGTATTGAGTTCATTGAGTTCCCTCACCCTGGCCAGGGCAATAACGCCTTGCCCCAAACCATCATCGGTTTGCAAGCGTGTATCCAGGACGTTTAAAAAGTGCTCGCGGTTATAAATGCCTGTCAGTGGGTCCAGTTGCGATTCACGGCGCAGGATATTCAGCTGCTGGGCTTCCTTTTCCAGCATGATTTTAACGCTGGCAGAAAGGGTATTCATGGCGCGTACCAAGCGCTGGAACTCGCGTGTCCGGGGTTCATTGGAAACAATAAAGCGCCGCTCACCGATGGCCTCAGCCTGGTTAATCACCAAATCCAGGGGACGTGAAATGTATTTGAGCACAAAGCTGCCCAGTAATCCGCCGAGCAGGGTCGCAATTAAAAACCAGTCGAGCAGGTTTTTGGCATTCTTCCACAGTGCTTCTATGGCATAGCCGGAGTGGCTGCTGACGATCAGGGTGCCGTATTGTTGCCAGCCATCCTGCACCTGCGCAATGCCGGGAGCGACCTGGAGTTTAACTTGGCGGCTAAACCAGGTGGGAACATCGGGGGTGGTATTGGCTTCAAAACTGCGTGCCACTATAGGCTTTTGTTGCGGATCATTAAAAATAATGTACTCGTAATGGCCTGCATCGAATTGTGCAGTAATCAGCAGTTCTATAGTGACGGGATCTTTTTCTATCTGCGACAGCGACAATGCCAGGGTATTGGCGTTATCGATATTTTTCAGGCGCAACTGATCTTCCAGGTAATGCTTGGCTGACAGGAAGCTGATGGCAAAACTGCCTCCCAGTGCCAGCAGCAACAGCAGGATAATGCCAATCCATAATTGTTTTATCAGTGACATAACTAATCGCCTTTTGCAGAAATCTGATTAATGTCAGGGGCGGATGATGGTGCAGGGGAGGGAAGGTTAAAACCCTCAGCCTGTATACGGGTCAACAGGTCGCGCCAACGCGATAGGCGCGCCGTCGGGTCGGTTTGCGTTTGACGATTGCCTACCCACAGGCCCTGACTATTAAAACTGAATACCGGTTGAAGGTCGGGGCGGCGATTGGCCGGTTCAATCGTTGCAAGCAGGTTGTCGAGAATCAGTGGCGTTGCATCGGCGCTCGGGTAATAGCCAAGCACCATATGTGCCTGGAAGAGGCGGCTGTGGGAACCGCCGACTTGCGCCTTGACATAAATCAGGCGCAGCTGTTCTACAGGCACTCCCAGTGAGAGCAGGGACAGGTATTTGGCGATAGTGTAGTCCTCGCAGTCACCCGCCCGCACCCCCATAAGTTCAAGGGGCGTTGCCCAGTAATCGCTGGTTTTCCACAAGGGCATATCGTCGCTGTAGCGAATATGTCGATTGAAAAATTGATTGATCGCGGTGAGCTGTTGCTCGATAGGGAGCTGGCGTACCTCGTCGAGTTGGCGCTGCCATGCCTTGAGCAAGGCAAGTCCATCTTCACCGTAGCGCGCCTGCATTTGCACCTGCATGCGATGCATATCCAGGGGAATGCTGGCGGCTAATGCAAGGCTCAATCCCAGGCACAATAGCAGCAACAGGTGTCGCAGGTATCGGCGAAACCCGGTTGGACGGCCTGGCCTGTATAACGTCCCAATCATCATGGATAAACCGAATGTCCACGTGCTATTGAAACGGTTGCATGGCCGGCGACAGCAAGCCGCGTAAAGGTCATAAAAAGCTCAAGTGAAAACGCTGGGAACAGGTGCAGGAGTATAACGCCAGCCACTAATGACCAGACAGGTTTTTGTAGTGTTTTTTCTTTTCGAAATACATTCGCTCATCGGCAAGGCTGAGCAGGTTGCGCAAAGAATCCTGGTCGGTACTGGCATAGCCCAGGCTGAAACTGATCGGTAATAGCTGGTCGTTGATATTCATCGTCAATTGGGCACTGACATCGCGCATACGGATGGCAAATTTCTCACAGGTATCCGCAGAGGCATTCTCCAGGATAATGTAAAACTCATCGCCCCCCACACGTGCCAGGGTATCGTTAGCGCGTACAACCTGCTGGATCGCGTTAGCGACGATTTTAAGCATTTCATCGCCATACTGGTGCCCATAGTGATCGTTGATAAATTTCAGGCCATTCACATCGATCACAAAAACGCCGAAATGGGTCGCCGGGTTATTATTGTTAAAACGATTGAGCATTTCGCTGAATTTGGAAGTGAAGTAATGGCGGTTGGGCAGGCGAGTCACTGAGTCTATATGTGCCAGGCGATGCAGTTTGGTATTGAGGGTATGTTGTTTGATCGCTGAAACCAGCATGGTACTTAATACCATCAAGGCTTCGCTTGAGTGCTCGCTGTGTTCACTGCGTTCAGTAATTAAAAAGCCCTGGTAACTGGGGGTAGATGAACCTATCGGAAAGAAATGCAATTGCGGTGTGTTCTTGGCCAGGCGCAACAGGGAGGCATAGTCATTGAGTTGTGCATGTTGGGCACGAAGGAATGCGCGAGATTTTTCCTGCAGTTGATCCAATTGTTCATAACCGGAAAAAAACTCACTGCGCAACAGGTAAATCCCCAATTGCTGGTTGCAGATACTGTCTGCCAGCGCCAGGGTCATCGGCCCCAACTCATCCAGTGAGGCAATCTGCTGGACCTCAATGGAATACTGCACCAGCCGCTGTAATGACTCGCGTTGGTCATCCAGCAGTGCAATATTTTTCTTTAGCGCCTCTGTGCGCTCTGCCACCTTATCTTCCAGGGTTGCATTGGCATCGTGCAATTGCTGGAATTGTTGGCGAATGGTGGTTTCCATATCGCTGAGTAATTGAAAAGCTTCCGAAAACTCGTGGTATTGAACCGAGTGGGTATCCACGGCGTCTCCGGGCGCTTCCTGGAAATTGCGCTTGCTCATCCGGTTGGTGACCTGACTGAGCAGTTCCAGTGGGTGCGCCAGCTTGTCGGCCAGTTTTTTAACCACAATTAGCATCAGTATCATAAACAGCAAGGCTGCTGCTGCCTGGGCGCGGTAGCCCATGAGTACCTGTTTCATTACCCCCTTGGGCGATCGTCCCACTTCCAGTGCCAGGCGTTTTTGTTCATCCAATCCAATGATTAAGGGTGCCTGGTGGGTATTGATTTCGATATCCTGAGTATTGGTTCGCTCTTCAAAGAGTAATTGTTCCTGGTTCAGTAAGCGCAATAATTCCGGCTTATTGGTTTCGTTGTAATCGAGGCCGCGCATTAATTTGGTGATACCGACATTCACCAGCAGCAATCCGTTGACCTGGAACGGTTGGGAGAGTGAGTCGCTGGCCGATAAGATTGGGCGGATAAAAACCAGTTGCGGTTCAGTATTGTCCTGCGGAGTGACGATAAACAGGCGCGGGCGCGGATCGCTGATAGAGCTGGGTGAGGAAACGACTGCCTGCATAAAGGATTCGTAGATGGATAGATCATCGGTGAGTGCCCAGGTGGGCAAGACCTCAATCGGAAATAACTCCTTGTCGATCAGCATAACGCTATTGCTAGCCGGGTTATGTCCCAGGAATTCCTCGATCTTTTTAACTGATATGGGCGTCAGTATGGGCATGGACAGTGAGCGGATCACCGACCCATCGCTGGCGATGCGATCCAGGTCGCCCATCAGTTGTCGCAGGTTTTGGGTGAGCACAAAAGACGCGCGTTCTGTTTCATAGGCAAGTTCACGCGCATTACTTGCTAGTCGCTGCTCGTAATCATTGCGCAGTTGGTAAGCACACAGCATAAGGATAGGGACAGACACAGCCGTCCACACCAGGGCCAGCACCGTGTGACGAAAGCTGCGCAGGCTAAGTTTTGCAAGTAATGACACACCAGTACCTGATAATGATTAATTAAGGTGGGGTACCCGTTTGTGCGGCTGACTCCCTTTGTGACATACGCTGTGCGTTGCGAATATGTCGCTCAGCTAACTGTTGCATATAGCGTGCGGCGGCAGCACCATCAAGTGCGCCTTCGCGGTGGCGCAGATAACCTTTACCTATGGCGTCCCAGATAAACGTCATTTCCTTGTCGGCGGGCAGGGGTTTTGTATCTGCCATTAATTCGATGGTTTTTTTCAGGTATCCCTGGGCGTGTTGGCGGGCGTATTCAAACGCTGAGTTTTCCACTGGAATGGCACCACTCAATGCCCAGAGGCGTTTTTGTACATCCGGGCTTTGTAGATAATTAGCCAGCTTAATCAGCAGGTCGCGCTTCGGGCCTGTTAAGCCATGATTGGGAAAGGCAATCACGTGGGTGGAGAAGGTCGGTTGCATTTTTTTGCCTTCGGCCATGGGAATTGCACTGACACCCAGGTTATCACCCAGGGCATCGTGGAATTCTTTTCCAACCCAGTCGCCGTTGATGGTGTAGGCAACTTTACCGGTTTTAAATAAATCAACCGCACATTGGTAACTGCAATTGGGGTAGGGCAGGTCGCGAGCGCGAAGGCTTTTATAAAAGTCCAGGGCGGCGGCCATCGCGGGTGTATTGAGTTCCACTTTGCCATTGTTCAGCGGCCATCCGCCGTAGGCACCTAAAAAGGGTAAGAACCAGTAAGACTCATCAAAACTCCAGGCAATGGTGTCTATGCCTTTTTTAGCCAGCTCGGCTTTTTGGGCAAACATGGTATTCCAGTCGGCAGCAGGCTCCGTCACCAGGTTTTTGTTGTAAAACAGCATCAGGTGATTGCCCTGTATCAGCGGGGCGCCGTAAATTTTTCCATCGCAATAACTGCTGCCCCAGATCCGCTCCGGAATCTGAGCCGTAAAATCTTTTGGATTGATTTCGCTGTATTTGATAAACGCATAGAGCCCGACATGGTCGGCGGGCATGATGATGACGTCGGGTGTGTTGTTGGTTTCCACCATGCCCATCAGGCTGGACTTGAGATCATTTTGCTCTTTGAATTCCAGTGATACCGCAGTTTTTTCGGCTTTACCGAATTCATTGAGTACCCTGGCAAAGTGATCCTTGGCATAGGTGTAAATGATCGTGAGTTCATCGCTGGCATGGGTTGTTGCCGAACTGCAACCCAGGCATACGCCAAGCATTAAAAAGCCAAGCAGTCTTTTAGGGAAAGACATGGGTAATCTTGCCAAGTATTTCATAGGATTCGGATGTAATTAGGATGGTTAGAAATTCGATATCCATAAGGCGGTATTTCCTAGTCTAGAAGCAATAGTGGTATTTGACGAATAATCCATGAATGAAAAAGCAAAAAAATGTGCCACAGGTAAGAGCGCGAAAAATGTGTAGACCCGATTGCTAAATAGTCAAGTCGCCAAAAACAACATCAATAAATCTTTACATACGTATTCATGGTTGACCATGTTGATTTGCATGCATGAATACGTATGTAGAGTTTTGCCTTAGTCTTTGCTTATTTCATCCAATAGCGATCCCTCGGATTTTAATAATCTTTAATAAGCTCAACTAAGGTAAGGCTATGAAACTCAAAACTCATCTTCTGGTTTTCTTGCTGGCAACGTCAGCAAGTGCTCAAGCGGAATGGTTTCTCAGGGGGACCCACAATAGTTGGGCAGCAACCCAAATGAATTCCGGCGGTACCAATACCATGGTGTTGAATAATGTGGTCTTCAGTGCAGCGGGCAGCATCAAATTTGATCGCTGGGGCGACTGGTCAGAAAACTACGGTGTTGGTGGACTTGGGGGCAGCAATATTTCCGTCGGTGCCGGCACCTGGGATATCCGCTTTTTTACCGATACCAAAAACTGGTCTATTTCCGCCGTGGCGAACTACCACCTGCGCGGCACCTTTAATAGCTGGGCTGAAGGTACCTTGATGACCCGTGTTGGCACTTCCAGTGTCTACGAGAGTTGCCAGAATTTTACCGGTGGCGATGGCGGCGGTGGCCCGCGCTTCAAGATCGACCCTAACGGCGGTTGGGGCGATGCGATTCCTGCCAGCGATTATGTGGTGAGTGTTGGCTGGACAAAAATCACCTTCGATAGCAGCAATAACAGTATCAGCGTGCAGGAAAACCTGGCGGCAAATTGCGGTGTGTCCAGCAGTTCATCCAGCAGTGTTTCCTCCTCGTCTTCGGTCAGCAGCAGCTCCAGTTCCAGCTCTTCTAGTTCCAGCAGCTCCAGCAGTTCAGAGTTTGCGGATTTCCGGGCACGCACTATCTATTTCGTTTTTGTGGATCGTTTTGCCAACGGCAACACCAGCAACGACAACGGCTTTAATGCGGCGGCCACCTCGACCGTGAAATCAGCCGGTAACCAAAGTGAATGGAAAAAATATTGGGGTGGTGATATTGAAGGTTTGATTTCCAAACTGGATTACCTCCAGGCGTTGGGTGTGAGTGCCATCTGGGTAACGCCCTTGGCAGACAATATTAACGCGGGCACCGAAGGTGGATACCACGGTTACTGGGCGCGCGATTTCTATGAAGTTGACGAGCACCTGGGTGATTGGGCGCTGGTTGATGAACTGGTTGCGCAGATGGAAGCCAGGGGCATGAAACTGGTATTGGATATTGCCCCCAACCATTCCAACCAGGATGACCAATATGAGTTCGGAGCCCTGTATAAGGAAGGCGCCTTCATTACCGATTTCGCCAGTGGTAAAAACACCTGGTATAACGGCAATGGCGCTATCGCCGATTGTGGAGACACCAATCCTGCCACTACCTGCCCGGGTGAGTGGGATGATCCCTGGTCTTTCCGCAATAAGAGCCTGTATAACCTGAGTGATTTTAAACACGGCACCAGCTCTAACAGTATTGCGGACCAATACCTGATTGATGCGGCCCTGAAATGGATGGATCACGGTGTCTATGCCTTCCGTATTGATGCGATCAAGCATATAGAGCCCAGCTTTATTAATCGTTTCAGCGCGGCGGTCAGGGCTAAAAATCCGGATACCTATATCTTTGGCGAGTGGTACAACGCCGGTGCGGGTGACTCACTGTCCATGCAGTTCCTCAACGAGCGTCGCGGTTCCGAGTTGCTGGATTTCAGGCTGAGAAATACGATTGAAGATGCAATTGCCGGCAATATCACCATGACCGATTTGAGTGCCCATGTGCAGTCGCGTCCGACCGCCATGAATGGTTACGACAGTTGGCAGGCGATTTTCCTGGATAACCACGATGCAACCCGTACCAGTGTTTATCTGCAAACGACCGGTAATACCAATCATGGTACCGGTAAGGGTATGTCCAAATCTTTTGCAGATGCTCGCCAAAATATGGGTATGGCACTGGTCATGACCTTGCCCGGTATTCCAACTATCTATTATGGCTCCGAGCAGAACTCCACCTGGTTTACAGCGAACAATGATGGTGAAGTTGGTCACGATCCCTACAACCGCGAGATGATGCCATCCTTTAGCCAGACTACACCTGCGTTTACCATGATCAAGGCTCTGGCAGATCTGCGTAAAGTGAGTCCGGCAATCCAGCGCGGTAGTTACGCTGAGCGTTGGGTCAATGCTGATGTGCTGGTATTCCAGCGTCAGCAGGGTGCTGATTGTGCTGTGGTTGCCATGAACCGTGGTTCAGCGACTAGCATTACTGTGCCTAACCTGTGTTTGGCAAACGGTGCTTACACCAGCAAGGTGGGCAGTGATGTGGTCAACATTACCTCCGGCTCCGGTGTATTCAACCTTTCGCAAAATGAAATTGTTGTACTTCACTAATAATACTGACTGGATTTAATTTGCAGTCATGAGTGATCAAAAAACCAGGGTGTCTTTAATCGGCCCCTGGTTTTTTATGTTCTATCTTTAGCATGAAATACAGTCTGTTTGGCTAGTAGGGGTATTTTCACGATGTTTTCAGCAGGTTCTTTGTATCGTTCCCTGGGTTTATTCGGCGCATTGTTTGCCCAGTCTGCAGGCGTCGCTGCAGCACCTGTGAGTATTATTTTTGTGATTGGCGATGGCATGGGCCCGAGTTACACCACCGCCTATCGCTATTTTGCGGACGATCCTGCGACAGCGGATATAGAGACCAGTGTATTTGATGAGTTATTGGTGGGTATGGCACGTACCTATCCGGGCGACTCAACATTGGTAACTGATTCGGCCGCTGCGGCAACTGCATTGTCCACCGGAGTTAAAACCCGTAACGGTGCTATAGGTGTCGATGAGCATCACAAGCCGGTGCAGACACTGTTGGAGGCGGCCAAGGCCCGCGGTTACCAAACGGCGATGGTGGCAACCAGCCCGATTACCCATGCAACCCCGGGAAGTTTTGCCGCCCATGTCGGGCACCGCAGTGAAAACAACGAAATCGCAGACCAGTATTTCGACCAGCGCATAGACGGCCGTTTTAAATTGGATCTATTACTGGGGGGCGGGCGACAATATTTTGAACGCAAGGATCGCAACCTGGTTAAGGAATTCCGCAAGCATGGTTATGCCTTTGCCGGCGATTGGCAGCAGCGCCATAAACTCAAACGCTTACCGGCCTTGGGTTTATTTGCGCCTGAAGGTATGCCCTCTGCATTGGATAGCGAGCAGCCACTGCGCTTGCAGCAAATGACCGAGCAGGCATTGGACCTGTTGGGTAAAAAACCCTTTTTTTTATTGGTAGAGGCGAGCCAGATTGATTGGTGCGGCCATGCCAATGATATTGCCTGTGCTATGGCCGAAATGCGCGATATGGATGGTGCCCTGCGTGTCCTGAAAGCCTATGTGGACAAACATCCTGACACCTTAATGGTGGTGACCGCTGACCATGGTACAGGAGGGCTTTCTATCGGCGCCAATGGAGTTTATGACTGGGATGTGGCCAGTATCCGTGGCATTAAAGCCACGGCCAATCGAATTGCCGACCAACTGTTGGCAGCCGATGAAAACTGGCAGGAAATCTGGTTGCAATTGACGGGAATGAACTTGTCCGAGGCAGAGCAACGCTCTTTGCAGCGCTGGATTCCCCACTCGCGGCTCAGCGGGGAAGACGCACCTCAACAGCATAACCCTGCCGCTGTTAAAGGCGCTCTGGTGGCGCAGGTATTGACGCTTATCAACAAGCGTACACACACAGGCTGGACCACCAGCGGCCACACCGGAGAGGATGTACAGGTTTTTGCCTATGGCAAAGGCCATGAGCATTTTGCCGGTAATTTAAATAACACCGACATTGCTAAACACCTGTTCAGGGTATTTGCTAAATAAGCCAATTACGACGGTGTGGGATAAATACGCACCGCCACGGATTTAAATGCCGGTGTCTTGCTGCGTGGGTCGTGAGTACGACTGATTAATACATTGGCCTCCGGGTAATAGGCCAGCAGGTTACCCGGAGGCACATCAAAGGCAAATACGCGCACTGCTTCCATTTTTCCCTGCGCGGACTCCACATCGACCAAACTGTCACCGCCCATACCCAGCCTGTCCATATCCGCGCGATTCATTAACACGGACCAACGTGTGTCAGTGCCGCGATAGGAATCTGTCTCTTCGTAGATAATCGAATTGAATTGTCCTTCACTGCGAATACTGGCCAGTAAAAACGGAAACTCGGTTGAGGTTTTGTCTTCCGGCAGGGGGGTGACGCGAAATTGTGCCTTGTGCGATGGCGTGTGGAATAAGGGTTGATCCAACAGACGATTGGCCACGGTGAATTCCTGTTTGCTGCTGCCAATCTCTTTTAATGCTTCCATGCCGGGAACCGTCGCCGCGATAGCCGCGCGAATAGAGTCGTGTCGCTTGAGTGCCTGGAAGTCCAGCGGTGCATCCGGCAGCAGGCGTTTACCCAACTCACACAAAATTTCCACTTCAGGTTTTACATTGCCCAGGCGGGTGATACCGCCATCGCTCAGGCGCACATAATTGAACATGGATTCCTGGGTAGTGCTTTGCCATTCTTCATCGCGTGCGGTTACCGGTAATATCAGGGCCTCGCTGGTTTCCATGCCACTCACATGGCCATGGTTGAGTGTGGTGGTGAGATAGATTTTGCAGCCAATGCGATCCAGTGCTTCACGTGCCCAGGTTGTGTCGGGGGTGGCAGACAGTAAATTACCGCCCATGATCAGCGCGGTATCGATTTTCCCCGCATGGGCCGCTTCGAGGCAGGCGAGGGTATCCATACCTTCACTACGCGGTAGTTGGATATGGAAATGTTGCTCCAGTGCATGCAACACATCCTCGGCCAGAATGGGCTTAACGCCGACAGTTCCTATTCCCTGAACATTGCTGTGGCCGCGCAAGGGCAGTAGCCCGGCAGCAGGTTTGCCGATCATGCCGCGCAGCAGGGCCAGGTTGGCAATCGCCTCCACATTTTCCACACCGTGAAGGTGGTGGGTAATGCCCATGCCCCAGGCAAAAATAGCTTTATCTGCGCGGCTGTAGGCATCCGCCAGGGCGCGGATACGGCCTTCATCAAGGTCACAGGTATGGCAGAGGTAGTCCCAGGAATGTGCGTGTATATCTGCTGCAAAGGCATCAAAGCCCTGGGTGTGCTGTGCAATAAACCCTGTGTCTATATGGGCGCTTTCCAACAGCGCTTTGGCGATAGCTTTTAACAGGGCGAGGTCGCTGCCAATGTTGGGTTGTACATACTCAGAGGCAATCCAGGTGCCGCCACTGAGCATGGATTTGGCACTTTTGGGCACGGCAAAGCGCACCAGCCCCGGCTCCCTGGCCGGATTGATCACAATCACCTGGCCACCGCGTTCACGGCAATTTTTTAACTGGTGCACAAAGCGTGGATGGTTAGAGGCCGGATTGGCGCCGATCACAAAAATGCAATCGCATTCGCCCACATCCTCCAGCGATACCGTTGCAGTGCCACTGCCGATCACGTTGTATAAACCAACACCGGTAGCCTGGTGGCAATAGTAGGAGCAGTTATTGATGTTGTTGGTGCCGTACAGGCGCGCGAGTAATTGCAGGACAAACCCGGCTTCATTGGAGGAGCGGCCGGAAGAATAGAAAAAACTGCGCCCTGCCGATGTCCGGGCGAAGGCGCGCGTCATTTTATCCAGGGCAAATTCCCA from Cellvibrio japonicus Ueda107 includes:
- a CDS encoding alpha-amylase family glycosyl hydrolase, which translates into the protein MKLKTHLLVFLLATSASAQAEWFLRGTHNSWAATQMNSGGTNTMVLNNVVFSAAGSIKFDRWGDWSENYGVGGLGGSNISVGAGTWDIRFFTDTKNWSISAVANYHLRGTFNSWAEGTLMTRVGTSSVYESCQNFTGGDGGGGPRFKIDPNGGWGDAIPASDYVVSVGWTKITFDSSNNSISVQENLAANCGVSSSSSSSVSSSSSVSSSSSSSSSSSSSSSSSEFADFRARTIYFVFVDRFANGNTSNDNGFNAAATSTVKSAGNQSEWKKYWGGDIEGLISKLDYLQALGVSAIWVTPLADNINAGTEGGYHGYWARDFYEVDEHLGDWALVDELVAQMEARGMKLVLDIAPNHSNQDDQYEFGALYKEGAFITDFASGKNTWYNGNGAIADCGDTNPATTCPGEWDDPWSFRNKSLYNLSDFKHGTSSNSIADQYLIDAALKWMDHGVYAFRIDAIKHIEPSFINRFSAAVRAKNPDTYIFGEWYNAGAGDSLSMQFLNERRGSELLDFRLRNTIEDAIAGNITMTDLSAHVQSRPTAMNGYDSWQAIFLDNHDATRTSVYLQTTGNTNHGTGKGMSKSFADARQNMGMALVMTLPGIPTIYYGSEQNSTWFTANNDGEVGHDPYNREMMPSFSQTTPAFTMIKALADLRKVSPAIQRGSYAERWVNADVLVFQRQQGADCAVVAMNRGSATSITVPNLCLANGAYTSKVGSDVVNITSGSGVFNLSQNEIVVLH
- a CDS encoding bifunctional diguanylate cyclase/phosphodiesterase; this encodes MSLIKQLWIGIILLLLLALGGSFAISFLSAKHYLEDQLRLKNIDNANTLALSLSQIEKDPVTIELLITAQFDAGHYEYIIFNDPQQKPIVARSFEANTTPDVPTWFSRQVKLQVAPGIAQVQDGWQQYGTLIVSSHSGYAIEALWKNAKNLLDWFLIATLLGGLLGSFVLKYISRPLDLVINQAEAIGERRFIVSNEPRTREFQRLVRAMNTLSASVKIMLEKEAQQLNILRRESQLDPLTGIYNREHFLNVLDTRLQTDDGLGQGVIALARVRELNELNTHLGRQQTDELLCQIAAVLTQFATEFPESALGRLNGSDFALLLPSELASDAIATELAQKLNFELIALGQEQLALPLAICQYQHGQKRGHLLQQLDGALAKAELKGNRAMVLSDTGEQSPPSLDRWRELIQNALHNRRFTLGQYPVQRQDGQLLHMDAPLRLQLDGELKPAGFFIAWASRLGLLPAIDLAALQAGLQQLQQTPSVPLAINISAESLCNARFREQALQLIHASKPLAKLLWLDFPEVCALRHMDELKAFCTQLKALGCLPGLEHAGLEFTQFQQLQDLGLSHLKIDAALVRDIHKTPANQPFLQSLCRIGHSLGIVMIAEGVNQVEEQQQLEKLGLDAITGPGVR
- a CDS encoding alkaline phosphatase; this encodes MYRSLGLFGALFAQSAGVAAAPVSIIFVIGDGMGPSYTTAYRYFADDPATADIETSVFDELLVGMARTYPGDSTLVTDSAAAATALSTGVKTRNGAIGVDEHHKPVQTLLEAAKARGYQTAMVATSPITHATPGSFAAHVGHRSENNEIADQYFDQRIDGRFKLDLLLGGGRQYFERKDRNLVKEFRKHGYAFAGDWQQRHKLKRLPALGLFAPEGMPSALDSEQPLRLQQMTEQALDLLGKKPFFLLVEASQIDWCGHANDIACAMAEMRDMDGALRVLKAYVDKHPDTLMVVTADHGTGGLSIGANGVYDWDVASIRGIKATANRIADQLLAADENWQEIWLQLTGMNLSEAEQRSLQRWIPHSRLSGEDAPQQHNPAAVKGALVAQVLTLINKRTHTGWTTSGHTGEDVQVFAYGKGHEHFAGNLNNTDIAKHLFRVFAK
- a CDS encoding transglutaminase-like cysteine peptidase; protein product: MSLALAASIPLDMHRMQVQMQARYGEDGLALLKAWQRQLDEVRQLPIEQQLTAINQFFNRHIRYSDDMPLWKTSDYWATPLELMGVRAGDCEDYTIAKYLSLLSLGVPVEQLRLIYVKAQVGGSHSRLFQAHMVLGYYPSADATPLILDNLLATIEPANRRPDLQPVFSFNSQGLWVGNRQTQTDPTARLSRWRDLLTRIQAEGFNLPSPAPSSAPDINQISAKGD
- a CDS encoding sugar ABC transporter substrate-binding protein, which gives rise to MSFPKRLLGFLMLGVCLGCSSATTHASDELTIIYTYAKDHFARVLNEFGKAEKTAVSLEFKEQNDLKSSLMGMVETNNTPDVIIMPADHVGLYAFIKYSEINPKDFTAQIPERIWGSSYCDGKIYGAPLIQGNHLMLFYNKNLVTEPAADWNTMFAQKAELAKKGIDTIAWSFDESYWFLPFLGAYGGWPLNNGKVELNTPAMAAALDFYKSLRARDLPYPNCSYQCAVDLFKTGKVAYTINGDWVGKEFHDALGDNLGVSAIPMAEGKKMQPTFSTHVIAFPNHGLTGPKRDLLIKLANYLQSPDVQKRLWALSGAIPVENSAFEYARQHAQGYLKKTIELMADTKPLPADKEMTFIWDAIGKGYLRHREGALDGAAAARYMQQLAERHIRNAQRMSQRESAAQTGTPP
- a CDS encoding FdhF/YdeP family oxidoreductase → MSTPPIPAEPVTIVGGGPKKVLYTLKTVARIGLLNSAKALNSKNTCKACGLGMGGQHGGMTNEKDEFPSVCNKSIQAQSTDIQPPIPTDLFAHTLEDFQQLSAYELEHLGRLNNPLFKSADSNKYAPVSWEFALDKMTRAFARTSAGRSFFYSSGRSSNEAGFVLQLLARLYGTNNINNCSYYCHQATGVGLYNVIGSGTATVSLEDVGECDCIFVIGANPASNHPRFVHQLKNCRERGGQVIVINPAREPGLVRFAVPKSAKSMLSGGTWIASEYVQPNIGSDLALLKAIAKALLESAHIDTGFIAQHTQGFDAFAADIHAHSWDYLCHTCDLDEGRIRALADAYSRADKAIFAWGMGITHHLHGVENVEAIANLALLRGMIGKPAAGLLPLRGHSNVQGIGTVGVKPILAEDVLHALEQHFHIQLPRSEGMDTLACLEAAHAGKIDTALIMGGNLLSATPDTTWAREALDRIGCKIYLTTTLNHGHVSGMETSEALILPVTARDEEWQSTTQESMFNYVRLSDGGITRLGNVKPEVEILCELGKRLLPDAPLDFQALKRHDSIRAAIAATVPGMEALKEIGSSKQEFTVANRLLDQPLFHTPSHKAQFRVTPLPEDKTSTEFPFLLASIRSEGQFNSIIYEETDSYRGTDTRWSVLMNRADMDRLGMGGDSLVDVESAQGKMEAVRVFAFDVPPGNLLAYYPEANVLISRTHDPRSKTPAFKSVAVRIYPTPS
- a CDS encoding GGDEF domain-containing protein, with the translated sequence MSLLAKLSLRSFRHTVLALVWTAVSVPILMLCAYQLRNDYEQRLASNARELAYETERASFVLTQNLRQLMGDLDRIASDGSVIRSLSMPILTPISVKKIEEFLGHNPASNSVMLIDKELFPIEVLPTWALTDDLSIYESFMQAVVSSPSSISDPRPRLFIVTPQDNTEPQLVFIRPILSASDSLSQPFQVNGLLLVNVGITKLMRGLDYNETNKPELLRLLNQEQLLFEERTNTQDIEINTHQAPLIIGLDEQKRLALEVGRSPKGVMKQVLMGYRAQAAAALLFMILMLIVVKKLADKLAHPLELLSQVTNRMSKRNFQEAPGDAVDTHSVQYHEFSEAFQLLSDMETTIRQQFQQLHDANATLEDKVAERTEALKKNIALLDDQRESLQRLVQYSIEVQQIASLDELGPMTLALADSICNQQLGIYLLRSEFFSGYEQLDQLQEKSRAFLRAQHAQLNDYASLLRLAKNTPQLHFFPIGSSTPSYQGFLITERSEHSEHSSEALMVLSTMLVSAIKQHTLNTKLHRLAHIDSVTRLPNRHYFTSKFSEMLNRFNNNNPATHFGVFVIDVNGLKFINDHYGHQYGDEMLKIVANAIQQVVRANDTLARVGGDEFYIILENASADTCEKFAIRMRDVSAQLTMNINDQLLPISFSLGYASTDQDSLRNLLSLADERMYFEKKKHYKNLSGH